The sequence below is a genomic window from Salinispira pacifica.
AAAGTTTAGCGAGTATGCATAAGGGAAATGTAATTTTTCACGGAGAACAGCTTCCATACTCTTCACGAATTTGCATTAGCTGTCTTCAGCAGATGTTTAAGCACACCGCTGCATCGTATAAATATATCTATTTTCTTTCGATCCTTGATGTACTGGAAGAAAATAGTTTTGAATCCCCTGTGATAAGCCTCGATGATGTACTGGTAAGGATGTTGGTTAATGCCTGGTATCCTCATGTGTATTTCAAGCTCAACTTTGGAGTGGGTGATAGAATCGCCCACACAATTGATGCGCTTTGTTTGGCAGAAATAGAGCTGCCCATTCAAAGCAATAGCTCAAATGAGCTGTCGATGATTATTCGATCAAAGAAATATCAGAACAATAATCTATTAAATATGGTTCCATATCGGATATTGTCGCCATTTTTCAGAGATGAATTACAGGGAATCAAGGATTCAGATCGAAACCGACTGATAGCCCAGCTTGCCGAACGACTGTTTGAAAATCGCCGACCGCTTTATATGTTTATCGATAATGCAACCAAGGTCATTGTTCACCATGATTGGATGTTGTATCTATACGAGAATATCGGACTGGTGAGGGCTTTCACAGCATGGAATTACCTCGATTATATGCAGCGTCGGAACCCTTCTGTCCCCAATATCAAGGATAAACTGTTTCCCCCGGTCGCCCGAAATAGTCTGTCTAATCAAACCACATATTGGAAGATTGCTTTAGGACATAGCAGGATCCGTTGTATTTACTCCGGGAATATACTCAATGAAAATACTATGAGCCTGGACCACTTTATTCCCTGGTCCTTCGTCGCTCATGACCAAATGTGGAATTTGCTGCCTGTTGAAAAGAATATTAATTCCTCAAAATCAAACAGATTGCCTTCCATGAAAAAGTATCTCAATCCGTTTATTGAGCTTCAGTTCGCAGGTCTTCAGGCAATTCACAGAAATTCCAATGACAATGTGTGGAGGAAGGTCACAGAACCCTATGTTTCGGATCTAAATATTCCAAAAGACAATCTCTTCCAGATAGAGAGTTTCGGCAGGGCCTTAAAACAGACCATAATACCCCTTGAAACGATTGCAAGGAATCGCGGCTTTGCTGGAGATTGGGTATATAAAGGCTAACACTTCTTGTTTTGAAAAAAAGCTCATTGAACTGCCCCGGACAAGTCGGACTGGCGGAGCACAAATAACGCCAGAATTGTGTATAAAAAAGCAATATTCATAATTTCACAGGAGTCTGTGTTCAGGTCCGGGATGTTGCCAATCCCGATCAGAACTCAGGTCCTGTTATGTTTTACGGCGCCCGGGCAGAAATGCACTCGAGTATACCGTAAGCTTTCAGCCGCTCCCCATCCGGGAGCGGCTTTTTGGGGGCCTGGTGTATGGACTTTGCCGTAGTCTTTCCCCCGCAATATGGCAATCATCTTCCCGTGGAAGAATACCTGAAGTTTACTGTCTTTGATCCCCTTTGTAGTCGAAGGGCTGCTGCTCTGCGCGTATGTTTCTTGTGTCTTCCAAAGATGATCCTTCACTTTATTCGTATGATGTCAGCCTTGGAGCTTTTCTCTGCGCTGCCGTTTGGTCCACATGTCCAGAATGACTGCCAGAATAAATATGGTTCCTGTGATTACCTGTTGGACGTATGATGATACGCCGGTGAGGTTCAGTCCGTTTGCTAGTACGCCCATGATCAGGGCGCCGGCGACTGTGCCAAGACTGGTTCCGGCTCCCCCCATGAGGGAAGCTCCACCCAGCACGGTTGCCGCAATTGCCTGGAGTTCCAGGCCCACCGCTGCCTGGGGCTGGGCGCTCCACAGACGTGCGGTCAGGAGTATACCTCCCAGGGCTGCCGTTCCTCCGCTGAAGGCGTACGCCCCCAGTTTCACCAGCCGGATTTTCACACCGGCCAGACGTGCTGTTTCTTCGTTCC
It includes:
- a CDS encoding HNH endonuclease domain-containing protein, producing the protein MHKGNVIFHGEQLPYSSRICISCLQQMFKHTAASYKYIYFLSILDVLEENSFESPVISLDDVLVRMLVNAWYPHVYFKLNFGVGDRIAHTIDALCLAEIELPIQSNSSNELSMIIRSKKYQNNNLLNMVPYRILSPFFRDELQGIKDSDRNRLIAQLAERLFENRRPLYMFIDNATKVIVHHDWMLYLYENIGLVRAFTAWNYLDYMQRRNPSVPNIKDKLFPPVARNSLSNQTTYWKIALGHSRIRCIYSGNILNENTMSLDHFIPWSFVAHDQMWNLLPVEKNINSSKSNRLPSMKKYLNPFIELQFAGLQAIHRNSNDNVWRKVTEPYVSDLNIPKDNLFQIESFGRALKQTIIPLETIARNRGFAGDWVYKG